The genomic interval GTGCCAGCTCTCCACCCGGCCGACGCCCGGCACGTCGGCGCTGACGTACGACTGCTCGCGGGTCCAGGTCTCCCACGCGCGCCGGGCCGGGTCGCGGGTCTCGAAAACCAGGCGTCCGCCGGGACGCAGGGCCGCGCGGACGCCGCGCAGGGTGGCGTGCCAGGCGCCGGGGTCCGTGATCTCCTGGGCGGCGTTCGCCGTCATCGTGGCCAGGTCGGCCGCGAGCGGGGGCAGTTCCGTGGCGTCCCCCTCGATCCAGCGGACCCGATCGGCGCCCGGCTTGGCGCGGGCGACGTCGAGGGAGGCGCCGGCGGGGTCGACGCCCACGACGTCGATGCCCTCGTCCGCGAGGAGCAGCGCGAACACGCCCGTGCCGCAGCCGATGTCCAGCACCGTACGGGCGCCGAACTCCCGCGCCATGCGCAGATAGGCGTCGAGGTCGCCGCGGTCGGGGTCGAGCGGGTCGTAGAGGGCGGCGAGCCGCGGGTGGGCGAAGGAGGCGTCAGACACGCGTGCCGCCCGCCGCTCGCACGGCGGCCGCCATCCGGCGCACCGCCTCGGTGAGCACCTCGGGCGAGGTCGCGAGGTTCAGCCGGGCGTGGCCCGCGCCGCCCGCGCCGAACGGCAGCCCGCCGGTCAGCGCCACCCGGCCGTGGTCGAGGAACGCCTCGGCGGGGTCGTCGCCCAGGCCGAGGCCGCGGCAGTCGAGCCAGGCGAGGTAGGTGGCGTCGCCCGGACGGTACCGGACGGCCGGCAGGTGCTCGGCGAGCAGCTCGGTGAGCAGCCGGCGGTTGGCGTCCAGGCCCTCGAGCAGGGCGTCCAGCCAGCCGGTGGCGTCGCGCAGGGCGGCCGTGTGGGCGAGGATGCCGACGTGGCTCGGACCGTGGCCGACCACCTCCGGCATCCGGGCCAGGTCCTCGCCCGCCCCGGGCCCGGCGACGGCGAGGGCCGCCTTCAGCCCGGCCAGGTTCCACGCCTTGGACGCCGACATCAGCGACAGGCCGCGCTCGCCGCCGGGCACGCTCAGGTACGGCACGAACCGTGCGCCGCCGAGCACCAGCGGCGCGTGGATCTCGTCGGCGACGACCCGCACGCCGTACCGCTCGGCGAGCGCCGCCACCGCCGTCAGCTCGTCGGCGGTGTGCACGGTGCCGGTGGGGTTGTGCGGGCTGCACAGCAGGTACGCGGCCCGCCCGCCGCCGGCCGTCGCCTCCCGGAAGGCACGCTCCAGGACGTCCGGGTCGAGCCGCGCGTCCGCGCCGAGCGGCGCCTCGACGACCCGGCGGTCCGCGTGCCGCACGAAGTCGTAGAAGGGCGGGTAGACCGGCGGGTTCACCACAACCGGGTCGCCGGGCCCGGTGACCAGCCGGAGCATCTCGACCACGCCCAGCATCACGTCCGGCACGATCGCGGTGCGCTTCACGGCGAGCCCGGGCCAGTTCCACCGCTTGCCGGCGAAGGCGGCCAGCGCCTCGGCGTACGCGGTCCCGGCCGGGTACCCGGTGTCACCGGTCGCCATCGCGTCGGTGACCGCGCGCACGACCGGTTCCGCGAGCGCCACGTCCATCTCGGCCACCCACACGGGGAGGACGTCGTCGGGGTGGGTCCGCCACTTCATGCTGGTGCGGCGGCGCAGCTGATCCAGGGAAAGGGCCTCGAGGGGATTCGGTTCACCGGACGTGCCGTGCGGGATCCTGGTCATGCAACACACGATAGGGGGCGTGGTGTGGACCCACATCAGGATGTCGCGGCGCCGCCCGGCGACGGTGACGGGACGGTCCTGGAGATCGCCTGCGACGAGTCGGGGTCGGACGGCGAGAACCTGACCGGCGGGAACACCGACGTGTTCGCGCACGCCGGGGTGCGCGTCCCCGTGCCGGCCGCGGCCGGCGCCCTGCGGGAGATCCGCGACCGGATCCGCTCCCCGGCCTCCGAGTACAAGGCGACCCATCTGCTGCGGGAGAAGCACCGGGCGGTGCTGGAGTGGTTCCTCGCGCCGGGCGGGCCGCTGCACGGCGCGGCGCGCGTGCACCTCACCGAGAAGTCGTTCTTCGTGGTGGACCGGTTGGCCTCCGTGCTCCTCGGCGACCCGGGAGCGGCGGCGGAGCTGTACCGCACGGGCCGGGAGGCGCTGGGGGCGGAGGACTGGCAGCGGTTCCTGTCCGTGGCGAACCGCCTGCTGCGCACCCGCAACGGGGCGGAGCCGGGGTCCTCGGTGCCGCTGTTCTTCGAGACCCTGGACGAGCTGTGCCGGGTGTACGCCGGTACGGACGCGGGCCCGGTGCTGGAGCGGCTGGTGGCGGGGCGCCGGCGGGCCGAGGCGTACCGGGCGGGGCTGCTCGACGGCCCGGCGGTGCGCATCCCGGTGCTCAACCCGCTGCTCCCGGCGATCGTCGCCACGGCCGCGTACTGGTGCGGGCGCGGGCGCCGGCCGGTGCGGCTGGTGCACGACCGGCAGAACCTGCTGACGCCCGGGCGCCTCGCGTGGATCGAGGAGACCGCCCGGCGGTCCGGCGTCGCCCTGGCGGAGGTGCGGCTGGTCGTCGCGCGGGACGACCCGCGGGTGCAACTGGCGGACTTCCTCGCCGGGATCGCCCGCAAGGCGGCCGGTGACGCGCTGCGCGGGGACGGCGACCCGGGGCTCACCGCGCTGCTGCGTCCCTACGCCGACCCGGCGTCCGTCTGGGGCGACGCCCGCACCGCGGCCGCACTGGGCCTGCCCGTGCCCGGCTCCGCGGCGCGGACGGGCGGCTGAGGCGGACACGGTCGCGCCCGCGCTGAACACGGCGGGCTCCGGGGCCGTATGGACAAGGGGCGCTCGGCTCGAGGGAGGCCCCCGCGGTGCGCGCACCGCGCTGTCGAGGTTCTGGAGCCATGCACATGAGGCACGCACGACGACGGGTGGTCCGGCGAGTGACACGGCTGGCGGCCGTCGGCGGACTCCTGCTGGGCGGCACGATGGTCACGCACGCCGTGGCGAGTGAGCCCGGCACGCCCGACGCCGTCCCGTTCTCCACCGCCTCCCCCGCGGACAAGGCCCCGGCAGGGCCGGGCGCCGCCCTGGTCCGGCGTCTCGGCACGTCCCGCACGGCGGGCACCTGGGTGGGTTCCGACGGCCGGACGGTGGTCGCGGTGACCGACGCGGAGGCGGCGGCCGAGGTGCGGGCGGCGGGCGCCGAGCCGAAGCTGGTGCGGCACAGCACGGACGACTTCGACTCCGCGGCCAAGACGCTGGGTTCGGCGCCGCGGGTGCCCGGCACGGCGTGGCTGAAGGACTACCGGTCGAACCAGGTGGTGGTGCGCGGGGACAGCACGGTGTCCGCGGACGACTGGTCGGCGCTGGCCGACGTGGCCGACGGCATCGGCGACTTCGTCCGCATGGAGCGGGTCGGGGGCGCCTTCACCACCCGCCTCGACGGAGGGCTGCCCGTGCTGTCGACGGCCGGCCGCTGCTCGGCCGGGTTCAACGTCACCGACGGGGAGCGGGAGTTCATCCTCACGGCCGGGCACTGCGGACCGCAGGGGTCGGTGTGGTTCTCCGGCGACGGGGACCGGCAGAAGGTCGGCACCACCGTCGGCGGCAGCTTCCCGGGCGACGACTACTCGCTGATCGCGTACGAGGGCGGCCGGGCGGGTGGGAACGCCGGGGTGGTCGCGGTGGGCGGCGGCAAGGGCGTGCGGATCACCGGGGTGGCCGATCCTGCGGTGGGGCAGCGGATCTTCCGCAGCGGCAGCACCAGCGGGCTGCGCGACGGGGAGGTGACCGCGCTCGACGTGACGGTGAACTACCCGGAGGGGACGGTCGGCGGGCTGATCGAGTCGGACGTGTGCGCGGAACCCGGGGACAGCGGCGGGCCGATGTTCTCCGAGGGGATCGCGCTCGGCGTCACCTCCGGAGGCAGCGGCGACTGCCGCTCGGGCGGCACGACGTACTTCCAGCCGGTGACGAAGGCGCTGGCGGACCTGGACCTGAAGCTGATCGTGGCGCCCGGGGCGGACGGCGAGGGCCCGGCGCCGTCGCAGGGCGTGGCGGCGCCGGACGCGGCCGGACCGGGGCCGTCGGCGCCGGGCATCCTGCCGGACCCGTCGACGCTGGTGTCGCGGTTGGCCGACCCGCGGAACGTGGGCCCGGGGCTGCTGGTGACGGGCGGGAGCCTGGTGGCGCTGGTGGCGTCGCGGTGGATCAGGGCCGAGCAGGACCGCAAGGCGTACCGGCGGCAGTACTCGGCGACCTGGGGTGAGACGTGAAGGGCACCCGTGCGCCCACGGGTGCCCGATCGTGATGCCGAGGCCGGTCAGGCGGCCTTGGCCGCCGGAGGAAGAGCCGAGGCCCACTCCTGGACCAGGCGCTGGTACTCCTCGCGCTGTTCGACGCTGAGTGTCCCGCCCGACCGGAGCCACAGGGCCCGGATCTCCTCGTTGACCTCGGCAGCCGATCGCTCGGAGGTAGGTTCAACAGTGGTGGACATACCGTGAAGCATACGTCCCCCGAGGTGAAGACGCCGTGAGTAATCGCGCACTTATCGGATAATTCGGACAGTGTCGCTGATCACGTCCATCTCCCGTGCAAGGTGGGCGAGTTCACACCGGCAGGACGCGGGAGCGCCCGGCCCGCGGGCCGGGCGCCGAGGGGCGTCAGGTGCCCGGCTTGCGGCCGTACACGTAGACGTCGTCGCCCTTCTTCAGCAGCGACCAGTACTTCTTGGCCGTGGTCGTGGTCATGTTGACGCACCCGTGGGAGCCGGGCGGGTTCCACATGCTGACGCCGGCGGAGTGGAAGGCCTGTCCGCCGTCGAAGAACTGGCTGTAGGGCATGGGCACGTCGTAGATGGTCGAGACGTGGTTCTTGTTCCGCCAGTAGACCTTCTTCAGACCGGTACGGGTCTCGTAGCCGTCGCGCCCGGTACGGACCGGGACCGGGCCGTACACGAGCTTCTTGCCGTCCTGGATCCAGCTCAGCTGGAGGGTGAGGTTGACGCAGGCGATGCGCCCCTTGTTGGTGGGGCACGCGCCTGCCTTGTTCGGGTTCTTCCCGACGGCCTTCTGCTTGTTCATCAGGTTCATCACGCCCCAGGTCACGGGGCCGGCGTACCCGATGTTGGGCCTGATGCCGTGCTTGTTCTGGAACGCCCGGACGGCCTTGCAGTCGGCGGCGGACTGCTTGCCGTCGACCGGACGGCCGAGGAACTTCTCCACCTTCTTCTGGTACGGCCCCGCCGACTTGGTGCAACTGGCGGCCTGGGCCGGCGTCGCACCGAGCGCGAGGGTGAGCGGAGCCACCAGAGCGGTGACCCCCAGGGCGACGACACCCCGTCTGCGCATCTCCCCCATGAGCTGTTCTGCCTTTCCCGCGGAAACGTGCGCCGGCTCGCGCACTCTGCCAAGTAGACGGCGGAGGGGGGCGTTCGGTTGTACCCGCGACCGGACCGTTGTGTCCGTCACGCCGGGTGCCTCGGCGTGAGCCGGGTCACGCGGAGTCCCCGGGGTGCGGGGCTCGTCGTCTTCCGGTGTGGTCCGCCGCCCGGTGGAAGCCGTGGTTGACGGCCGTGATGCCGCCGTCGACGACCAGGGTGGTGCCGGTGATCCAGGAGGCGTCGCGGGAGGCGAGGAAGGCGACGGCCGCCGCGATGTCCTCCGGCTCGCCGACGCGGCCCAGGGGGTAGAGCTCCGAGATCGCCGCCAGGTCGTCGGACCGGCCGGCCCAGGCGCGGGTGCGGACCGTGCCGGGCGCCACGAGGTTGACCCGGACGCCGCGGGGTCCCGCATGGCCGGCGAGGGTCCGGGTGAGGGAAATCAGACCCGCCTTGGCGGCGCTGTAGGCGTGGTTGCCGAAGTCCTGGAGCCCGTTGACCGAGCCGATGGTGACGATCGCGCCCCGGCCGGAGGCCTCCAGGTGCTCCAGGGCGGCGCGGCAGCAGCGGTAGGCGCCGGTGAGGGTGACGTCCAGGTCCGCGGCCCACTCCTCCTCCGGCTCGTCCTCGAAGCGGTGCGCGTCCGGGGTGCAGTGCGCGGCGTTGTTCACCAGTACGTCGAGCGAGCCGAAGGCGCGTACGGCGTGGGCCACCGCCGCCT from Streptomyces sp. DH-12 carries:
- a CDS encoding class I SAM-dependent methyltransferase, translated to MSDASFAHPRLAALYDPLDPDRGDLDAYLRMAREFGARTVLDIGCGTGVFALLLADEGIDVVGVDPAGASLDVARAKPGADRVRWIEGDATELPPLAADLATMTANAAQEITDPGAWHATLRGVRAALRPGGRLVFETRDPARRAWETWTREQSYVSADVPGVGRVESWHEVTRVDGPSVTFRTTYVFASDGETLVSDSTLRFRERKEVEADLADHGYVLEEVRDAPDRPGRELVFVARRP
- a CDS encoding aminotransferase class I/II-fold pyridoxal phosphate-dependent enzyme, which translates into the protein MTRIPHGTSGEPNPLEALSLDQLRRRTSMKWRTHPDDVLPVWVAEMDVALAEPVVRAVTDAMATGDTGYPAGTAYAEALAAFAGKRWNWPGLAVKRTAIVPDVMLGVVEMLRLVTGPGDPVVVNPPVYPPFYDFVRHADRRVVEAPLGADARLDPDVLERAFREATAGGGRAAYLLCSPHNPTGTVHTADELTAVAALAERYGVRVVADEIHAPLVLGGARFVPYLSVPGGERGLSLMSASKAWNLAGLKAALAVAGPGAGEDLARMPEVVGHGPSHVGILAHTAALRDATGWLDALLEGLDANRRLLTELLAEHLPAVRYRPGDATYLAWLDCRGLGLGDDPAEAFLDHGRVALTGGLPFGAGGAGHARLNLATSPEVLTEAVRRMAAAVRAAGGTRV
- a CDS encoding S1 family peptidase, which produces MRHARRRVVRRVTRLAAVGGLLLGGTMVTHAVASEPGTPDAVPFSTASPADKAPAGPGAALVRRLGTSRTAGTWVGSDGRTVVAVTDAEAAAEVRAAGAEPKLVRHSTDDFDSAAKTLGSAPRVPGTAWLKDYRSNQVVVRGDSTVSADDWSALADVADGIGDFVRMERVGGAFTTRLDGGLPVLSTAGRCSAGFNVTDGEREFILTAGHCGPQGSVWFSGDGDRQKVGTTVGGSFPGDDYSLIAYEGGRAGGNAGVVAVGGGKGVRITGVADPAVGQRIFRSGSTSGLRDGEVTALDVTVNYPEGTVGGLIESDVCAEPGDSGGPMFSEGIALGVTSGGSGDCRSGGTTYFQPVTKALADLDLKLIVAPGADGEGPAPSQGVAAPDAAGPGPSAPGILPDPSTLVSRLADPRNVGPGLLVTGGSLVALVASRWIRAEQDRKAYRRQYSATWGET
- a CDS encoding L,D-transpeptidase family protein, with translation MGEMRRRGVVALGVTALVAPLTLALGATPAQAASCTKSAGPYQKKVEKFLGRPVDGKQSAADCKAVRAFQNKHGIRPNIGYAGPVTWGVMNLMNKQKAVGKNPNKAGACPTNKGRIACVNLTLQLSWIQDGKKLVYGPVPVRTGRDGYETRTGLKKVYWRNKNHVSTIYDVPMPYSQFFDGGQAFHSAGVSMWNPPGSHGCVNMTTTTAKKYWSLLKKGDDVYVYGRKPGT
- a CDS encoding SDR family NAD(P)-dependent oxidoreductase; its protein translation is MTTDTGRFAGYGVLITGAARGIGAATATRFAEEGARVLIADADPEAGERTAAELRDRGLTVRAVACDVTGQASVEAAVAHAVRAFGSLDVLVNNAAHCTPDAHRFEDEPEEEWAADLDVTLTGAYRCCRAALEHLEASGRGAIVTIGSVNGLQDFGNHAYSAAKAGLISLTRTLAGHAGPRGVRVNLVAPGTVRTRAWAGRSDDLAAISELYPLGRVGEPEDIAAAVAFLASRDASWITGTTLVVDGGITAVNHGFHRAADHTGRRRAPHPGDSA